A region of Streptomyces sp. NBC_01267 DNA encodes the following proteins:
- a CDS encoding DUF4838 domain-containing protein — protein sequence MSTSRGTDPGAPRNQGDRVNGTSEVRRRGFLVGAAGLAGATVLPLSAAAPATAATATTAPAGAARTLLVASGGRPAATVLWWGGDSARFAATELRDYVQRITGATLPLRAAAGSTEGAVPAGVTGLVVLRAGTGTGNTVSGNRLTEAGQELSGAPEDTFTLLGDDQDILLTGLGDRAPLYAVYALLERLGVRFFAPAFPAYEGHSEHVPRVRTLALPAVHLTDRPDWEFRRQYAEEGFSHTAQSLPPLLDWMAKNRLNTFVYPTNYLGLGVTTYDGVRTVLAREAAKRGIRIETGGHGYDSFLPPADYPQFYASGGPLFDIYNPEALDAYIAKVVAFLRARPEITVFDCWPPDVPKFQKAILDRYGKAANAESVVVNKLAQVLRDELPGVRVERIAYNSTIQPPDPDYACDPQVVVDFAPYGRNYDGSLGDPAVSANTGLAKALGAWRTSFRGSLVMYEYYRRYRWRSQPVRPVDTIAADVAFESQLGVNGIGMYSEPGDWITYEHVQSLVAALAWDNSLDADAYRDGYLQARFGASAAGSMGEYYDLTRFDPDTHTVTKLHDNYSQASAALKTAAAQAGDDSARTVIDRLRRGIEVNLADMSIGLQPAGSPELAAARAAYRTQLMSNRFNGVALPNTQAWWRGHSEDDAVPYSDTTVRQEAVDNYSCPAAGFGDPGELTLARGGAGVALTVVAQDVDFTGHTVHWTASGPDGITLTPARGSLRVRGTRSASHRVDARADASAAAGDHRITLEFRLVDGTRLTPAYVDLTVE from the coding sequence ATGAGCACCAGCAGAGGTACGGACCCCGGGGCACCCCGGAACCAGGGGGACCGGGTGAACGGCACGAGTGAGGTGAGACGGCGAGGGTTCCTGGTGGGAGCCGCCGGGCTCGCGGGCGCGACGGTACTGCCGCTGTCCGCGGCTGCCCCCGCGACGGCTGCCACCGCCACCACGGCTCCCGCAGGCGCCGCCCGCACCCTGCTGGTGGCCTCGGGAGGACGCCCCGCGGCCACCGTTCTGTGGTGGGGCGGCGACAGCGCCCGGTTCGCCGCCACCGAACTCCGCGACTACGTACAGCGGATCACCGGAGCCACGCTGCCGCTGCGCGCCGCCGCGGGCAGCACCGAAGGCGCGGTGCCCGCGGGTGTCACCGGCCTGGTCGTGCTGCGCGCGGGCACCGGTACCGGGAACACCGTGTCCGGGAACCGGCTCACCGAAGCCGGCCAGGAACTCTCCGGCGCGCCCGAGGACACCTTCACCCTGCTCGGCGACGACCAGGACATCCTGCTGACCGGCCTCGGCGACCGGGCCCCGCTCTACGCGGTGTACGCCCTGCTCGAACGGCTGGGCGTCCGCTTCTTCGCCCCCGCCTTCCCCGCGTACGAAGGCCACAGCGAGCACGTTCCCCGGGTCCGCACCCTCGCGCTGCCCGCCGTGCACCTCACCGACCGGCCCGACTGGGAATTCCGCCGTCAGTACGCCGAGGAGGGCTTCAGCCACACCGCGCAGAGCCTGCCCCCGCTGCTCGACTGGATGGCCAAGAACCGGCTCAACACCTTCGTCTACCCGACGAACTACCTGGGCCTCGGCGTCACCACGTACGACGGCGTACGGACCGTGCTCGCCCGCGAGGCCGCCAAGCGCGGCATCAGGATCGAGACCGGCGGCCACGGCTACGACAGCTTCCTGCCCCCGGCGGACTACCCGCAGTTCTACGCATCCGGCGGGCCGCTCTTCGACATCTACAACCCCGAGGCCCTGGACGCCTACATAGCCAAGGTGGTCGCGTTCCTGCGGGCCCGTCCGGAGATCACGGTCTTCGACTGCTGGCCGCCCGACGTCCCCAAGTTCCAGAAGGCGATCCTCGACCGGTACGGCAAGGCCGCGAACGCCGAGTCGGTGGTCGTCAACAAGCTCGCCCAGGTGCTCCGCGACGAGCTGCCCGGTGTCCGTGTGGAGCGCATCGCCTACAACTCCACCATCCAGCCGCCCGACCCCGACTACGCGTGCGACCCCCAGGTCGTCGTCGACTTCGCGCCGTACGGCCGCAATTACGACGGATCCCTCGGCGATCCGGCCGTGAGTGCCAACACCGGGCTGGCCAAGGCCCTGGGGGCCTGGCGCACCAGCTTCCGCGGCTCCCTCGTGATGTACGAGTACTACCGCCGCTACCGCTGGCGCAGCCAGCCGGTACGGCCCGTCGACACCATCGCGGCCGATGTCGCCTTCGAATCGCAGCTCGGTGTCAACGGCATCGGCATGTACAGCGAACCGGGCGACTGGATCACGTACGAGCACGTCCAGAGCCTGGTCGCCGCACTGGCCTGGGACAACAGCCTGGACGCCGACGCCTACCGGGACGGTTACCTCCAGGCGCGCTTCGGCGCCTCGGCCGCGGGATCCATGGGGGAGTACTACGACCTCACCCGCTTCGACCCCGACACCCACACGGTCACCAAGCTGCACGACAACTACAGCCAGGCCTCCGCCGCGCTGAAGACGGCAGCCGCACAGGCCGGGGACGACTCCGCGCGAACAGTGATCGACCGGCTGCGCAGAGGGATCGAGGTCAACCTCGCCGACATGAGCATCGGGCTGCAGCCGGCCGGCAGCCCCGAACTGGCCGCGGCCCGTGCGGCCTACCGGACCCAGCTGATGAGCAACCGGTTCAACGGCGTCGCCCTGCCGAACACCCAGGCCTGGTGGCGCGGGCACAGCGAGGACGACGCGGTGCCGTACAGCGACACGACGGTCCGGCAGGAAGCCGTGGACAACTACTCCTGTCCGGCAGCCGGGTTCGGCGATCCCGGTGAGCTGACACTGGCGCGCGGTGGAGCCGGGGTGGCACTGACGGTCGTGGCGCAGGACGTGGACTTCACCGGGCACACCGTGCACTGGACCGCGTCCGGCCCGGACGGCATCACGCTGACCCCGGCCCGTGGCAGCCTGCGGGTCCGCGGCACCAGGAGCGCCTCGCACCGGGTGGACGCCCGCGCCGATGCGTCCGCCGCGGCCGGCGACCACCGGATCACGCTGGAGTTCCGGCTGGTTGACGGCACCCGGCTGACACCCGCGTACGTGGATCTCACCGTGGAGTGA
- a CDS encoding GH92 family glycosyl hydrolase, which produces MSHGTQAGARLVDDPSDYVDPLIGTGSGGSTVGEINNFPGPAAPFGMMQFSPDTAGSYAGYQYHSDSIRGFSIDHASVGCTAFGDVPILPVTGDVGAAPWDRTEHFSHTGEKAEPGYYAVTLDDSKVRAELTATTRTGLAAFTFPEGGDAAQVLVKGGASLAGDKHADMHVVGDRQVTGSATTGNFCGKGNEYTVHYAITFDRPFTAHGTWDGKSVSKGSDAVDAPKAGAYLTFDTAGTRTVRAKIAMSYVSVDGARANMASEVPGWSLDKLHQQTRDQWTAALRKARVAGRDTDQLKTFYTALYHSLMHPNTFNDTDGRYIGFDNKVRTLPEGRTQYANFSDWDTYRSLAPLQAMLWPKEASDMAQSLVNDAVQGGWWPRWPFANGYTGQMTGDNSVALIANLYAYGARDFDLKTALKYLVKGATTVDSTPGAYKERPDIANYVERGYAPNNDASRGDHQRVGASVTLEWAIDDFAIARLATAAGDHSTARTFTLRSQNWQNILNPATDYLQPRGEDGRFPDGPGFQPPPEGKFGQDGFDEGNAAQYNWLVPQNTAGLITAMGGRAAASQRLDTFFGQLNAGPNEPYMWAGNEIDFGVPWVYDYLGQPWKTQKAVRDVATTLFSPTPDGEPGNDDLGAQSSWYVWAALGVYPSTPGTSDLAVHSPLFERAVLDLPGKGHDLDIRAPKASTGTPYVHELKLDGRSYERTYLPKSAVTKGGQLDFALSDSPDTRWATSPAAAPPSYRTGERSFLANATPNQVTAAPGGAGVKVTVDAQRLAGRDRDLTVKATAPKGLSVSAGRKRLALDAATGSGSVELTVEAGSGTADGYYEVPLTVSGAAPGDSVRLSAIVLVAAHGSLAAAYDNTGLSDDADHGQGDYDRAGNTYSRQALAAAGLKGGARVEASGTSFVWPAAPQGRPDNLVAGGQTLALDAEDARRLLFVGSATNGDHQDSATVTFTDGTTGKADLSFGDWSLPGGGTDPVLGNTLVARAAQRNQSGGTGGAVSVFATTPFQVPGGKHIKSVTLPKNPELHVFAVGLG; this is translated from the coding sequence TTGTCACACGGAACGCAGGCCGGTGCGCGCCTCGTGGACGACCCGTCCGACTACGTCGACCCGCTCATCGGTACCGGAAGCGGCGGCTCGACCGTCGGCGAGATCAACAACTTCCCCGGCCCCGCAGCCCCGTTCGGGATGATGCAGTTCTCGCCCGACACGGCCGGTTCGTACGCCGGGTACCAGTACCACAGCGACTCCATCCGGGGCTTCAGCATCGATCACGCCTCGGTCGGCTGCACCGCGTTCGGTGACGTACCGATCCTCCCGGTGACCGGCGATGTCGGTGCCGCTCCGTGGGACCGGACCGAGCACTTCTCGCACACCGGCGAGAAGGCGGAGCCCGGCTACTACGCGGTCACCCTCGACGACTCGAAGGTGCGCGCCGAGCTGACCGCCACGACCCGCACCGGGCTGGCCGCGTTCACCTTTCCCGAGGGCGGGGACGCGGCACAGGTCCTGGTCAAGGGCGGCGCCAGCCTCGCGGGGGACAAGCACGCCGATATGCACGTGGTAGGCGACCGGCAGGTCACCGGGTCCGCGACCACGGGGAACTTCTGCGGCAAGGGGAACGAGTACACGGTTCACTACGCGATCACCTTCGACCGCCCCTTCACCGCACACGGCACCTGGGACGGCAAGTCCGTGTCGAAGGGCAGCGACGCGGTGGACGCGCCCAAGGCAGGCGCGTATCTGACGTTCGACACCGCCGGGACGCGCACCGTGCGCGCCAAGATCGCCATGTCGTACGTCTCCGTGGACGGAGCCAGGGCCAACATGGCCTCCGAGGTGCCGGGTTGGAGCCTCGACAAGCTGCACCAGCAGACCCGGGACCAGTGGACGGCGGCGCTGCGCAAGGCCCGGGTCGCGGGCAGGGACACCGACCAGCTGAAGACGTTCTACACCGCGCTGTACCACTCGCTGATGCATCCGAACACGTTCAACGACACGGACGGGCGCTACATCGGGTTCGACAACAAGGTCCGCACACTGCCCGAGGGGCGTACGCAGTACGCCAACTTCTCGGACTGGGACACCTACCGCTCGCTCGCGCCGCTGCAGGCCATGCTGTGGCCGAAGGAGGCGAGCGACATGGCCCAGTCGCTGGTCAACGACGCGGTGCAGGGCGGGTGGTGGCCTCGCTGGCCTTTCGCCAACGGGTACACGGGGCAGATGACCGGCGACAACTCCGTCGCTCTCATCGCCAACCTGTACGCCTACGGCGCCCGGGACTTCGACCTCAAGACCGCCCTGAAGTACCTGGTCAAGGGCGCCACCACGGTTGACTCCACGCCGGGCGCGTACAAGGAGCGGCCCGACATCGCCAACTACGTCGAGCGCGGCTACGCGCCCAACAACGACGCCTCACGCGGTGACCACCAGCGCGTCGGCGCCTCGGTCACGCTGGAGTGGGCGATCGACGACTTCGCCATCGCCCGGCTCGCGACCGCCGCCGGGGACCACAGCACCGCACGTACCTTCACGCTCCGCAGCCAGAACTGGCAGAACATCCTCAATCCGGCCACGGACTATCTCCAGCCGCGCGGTGAGGACGGCCGCTTCCCCGACGGTCCGGGGTTCCAGCCGCCGCCGGAGGGCAAGTTCGGCCAGGACGGCTTCGACGAGGGCAACGCCGCCCAGTACAACTGGCTGGTCCCGCAGAACACCGCGGGGCTGATCACCGCCATGGGCGGCCGTGCCGCCGCGTCCCAGCGGCTCGACACCTTCTTCGGCCAGCTCAACGCCGGTCCCAACGAGCCCTACATGTGGGCCGGTAACGAGATCGACTTCGGGGTGCCGTGGGTGTACGACTACCTCGGTCAGCCGTGGAAGACGCAGAAGGCGGTACGGGACGTCGCCACCACGCTCTTCAGTCCCACCCCGGACGGCGAGCCCGGCAACGACGATCTGGGTGCCCAGTCCTCCTGGTACGTCTGGGCCGCCCTCGGTGTCTATCCCTCGACCCCCGGCACATCCGATCTGGCCGTGCACAGCCCGCTGTTCGAGCGCGCCGTGCTCGACCTGCCGGGCAAGGGCCACGACCTGGACATCCGGGCCCCGAAGGCTTCGACGGGCACTCCGTACGTCCACGAGCTGAAGCTCGACGGCCGCTCCTACGAGCGCACCTACCTGCCGAAGTCCGCGGTCACGAAGGGCGGGCAGCTGGACTTCGCCCTGTCCGACAGCCCCGACACGCGCTGGGCGACCTCTCCCGCGGCGGCTCCGCCGTCGTACCGCACGGGTGAGCGTTCCTTCCTGGCGAATGCGACGCCCAACCAGGTCACCGCCGCACCGGGCGGTGCCGGGGTGAAGGTCACGGTCGACGCGCAGCGGCTCGCCGGGCGGGACCGCGACCTGACGGTGAAGGCGACCGCGCCGAAGGGGCTGTCCGTGTCCGCGGGCAGGAAGCGGCTCGCGCTCGACGCCGCGACCGGTTCGGGAAGCGTCGAGCTGACGGTCGAGGCCGGTTCCGGAACGGCCGACGGCTACTACGAGGTCCCGCTCACCGTGAGCGGAGCCGCGCCGGGCGACTCCGTGCGGCTCTCCGCGATCGTTCTGGTCGCCGCGCACGGCAGCCTGGCCGCCGCCTACGACAACACGGGCCTGTCCGACGACGCCGACCACGGGCAGGGCGACTACGACCGTGCCGGGAACACCTACTCCCGGCAGGCTCTGGCCGCGGCCGGCCTGAAGGGAGGAGCGCGGGTGGAGGCGTCGGGCACGTCGTTCGTATGGCCCGCGGCCCCGCAGGGGCGTCCCGACAATCTGGTCGCGGGCGGCCAGACGCTGGCTCTGGACGCCGAGGACGCCCGGCGGTTGTTGTTCGTGGGGTCGGCCACCAACGGGGATCACCAGGACAGCGCGACGGTGACCTTCACGGACGGCACGACCGGAAAGGCAGATCTGTCGTTCGGTGACTGGTCCCTGCCGGGCGGCGGCACGGACCCGGTCCTCGGGAACACCCTGGTGGCGCGGGCCGCCCAGCGGAACCAGTCGGGTGGTACCGGTGGTGCGGTGAGCGTCTTCGCCACCACGCCCTTCCAGGTGCCCGGGGGGAAGCACATCAAGAGCGTGACCCTGCCGAAGAACCCGGAGCTGCATGTGTTCGCCGTCGGCCTCGGCTGA
- a CDS encoding class I SAM-dependent methyltransferase, whose translation MTSTAAYDEIADWYEQEFLGGRDAENSDGNPRALGGLLGQLLGAGTGTCLEIGCGTGIHADRVRRLGRTPVGVDISGGMLRHARDRMAVVRGDAACLPVRDASVPAVLAVMVHTDMPSYPDVLREAARVLRPGGVFVHIGVHPCFCGGFVDRGDPDAVVVRPGYLDGRRTKESWTDRGIRDKVGAGHLSLPGLLNAFLDAGLILEGFAEHGAPTPVVMGVTARKPE comes from the coding sequence ATGACATCGACGGCGGCTTACGACGAGATCGCGGACTGGTACGAACAGGAGTTTCTCGGCGGCCGGGACGCCGAGAACTCCGACGGCAATCCCCGCGCCCTCGGCGGATTGCTCGGTCAGCTCCTCGGCGCGGGAACCGGGACCTGCCTGGAGATCGGCTGCGGTACCGGCATCCACGCCGACCGGGTGCGCCGCCTCGGCCGCACGCCGGTCGGTGTGGACATATCCGGCGGGATGCTGCGGCACGCCCGTGACCGTATGGCGGTCGTGCGGGGCGACGCCGCGTGTCTCCCCGTCCGCGACGCCTCCGTTCCGGCGGTCCTCGCGGTCATGGTGCACACGGACATGCCCAGTTATCCGGACGTGCTCCGCGAGGCTGCCAGAGTGCTGCGCCCCGGCGGCGTGTTCGTGCACATCGGCGTTCACCCGTGCTTCTGCGGAGGGTTCGTCGACCGCGGTGACCCCGACGCCGTGGTGGTCCGGCCCGGCTATCTCGACGGGCGGCGGACGAAGGAGTCCTGGACGGACCGTGGGATACGGGACAAGGTCGGGGCCGGACACCTTTCGCTGCCCGGTCTGCTGAACGCGTTCCTGGACGCCGGGCTGATACTCGAAGGCTTCGCCGAGCACGGCGCTCCCACTCCCGTGGTCATGGGCGTCACGGCACGCAAACCGGAATGA
- a CDS encoding PhlD, producing the protein MPVYVSRPAIALPRFRVDTRAIIDDIARHHPDDPRLKVYERVIGNLQVDNRHFVAPLDSPAIAGDADITERVRSGFGHAVRMGEEAARGALERAAVQPSEIDAIVTSHSTTWGIPGLDVQLANALGLPVRARRIAMTTLACAGGIQALVRAAEFAAARPGSKVLVVVSEVISSVYNHRDTNIQSMIYKALFGDSAGACVVSTEPPPEPGLRIEDPVAAHTFELLLHHTEDFYSGSLDTSGLHFDSTKAGQKGAAESMPYVLDWLDHKVPDWAVIHPGSPGIITDVAKSLGLGEEHTRHSRAVLAETGSLGGVSVLAILDKLHGTPPSAGESGVALAFGPGFVTAALRCSWAGPDPS; encoded by the coding sequence ATGCCCGTCTACGTCAGCCGTCCTGCGATCGCCCTGCCTCGATTCAGGGTGGACACGCGTGCGATCATCGATGACATCGCACGCCATCATCCGGACGATCCGCGGCTGAAAGTGTACGAGCGGGTGATCGGCAATCTCCAGGTGGACAACCGCCATTTCGTGGCCCCCCTGGATTCCCCGGCCATCGCGGGGGACGCCGACATCACGGAACGGGTCCGGTCAGGTTTCGGGCACGCCGTCCGGATGGGCGAGGAAGCCGCGCGCGGGGCCCTGGAGCGCGCGGCCGTCCAGCCGTCGGAGATCGACGCGATCGTCACCTCGCACTCCACGACCTGGGGCATACCCGGTCTCGACGTTCAACTCGCCAATGCTCTGGGACTCCCGGTCCGGGCCCGGCGCATCGCGATGACCACGCTCGCCTGCGCAGGCGGCATCCAGGCGCTGGTACGTGCCGCGGAGTTCGCCGCCGCCCGGCCGGGTTCCAAGGTCCTGGTCGTGGTCTCGGAAGTCATCAGCTCCGTCTACAACCACCGCGACACGAACATCCAGAGCATGATCTACAAGGCACTCTTCGGGGACTCGGCCGGTGCCTGCGTCGTCTCCACGGAGCCGCCGCCCGAGCCCGGCCTGCGCATCGAGGACCCGGTGGCCGCGCACACCTTCGAACTGCTCCTGCACCACACGGAGGACTTCTACAGCGGAAGCCTGGACACCAGCGGGCTCCACTTCGACAGCACCAAGGCGGGACAGAAGGGGGCAGCGGAGTCGATGCCGTACGTTCTTGACTGGCTGGACCACAAGGTTCCCGACTGGGCCGTCATCCACCCGGGAAGCCCCGGCATCATCACCGATGTGGCCAAGAGCCTGGGACTCGGCGAGGAACACACCCGGCATTCCCGTGCCGTACTGGCCGAGACGGGAAGCCTGGGCGGCGTCAGCGTGCTGGCCATCCTGGACAAGCTGCACGGCACGCCGCCCTCCGCCGGTGAATCCGGTGTCGCTCTGGCCTTCGGCCCGGGGTTCGTCACCGCCGCCCTGCGCTGCTCCTGGGCGGGGCCGGACCCCAGCTGA
- a CDS encoding helix-turn-helix domain-containing protein, whose translation MRSLLESRRAAIAPETVGYAERSGAGRPVNGLSQEQIDTLTQRARGTYGRLINGPEHRPNPAYLASLARLLRMTEQEWTALYWLTRREVPAPLHNTSGMEVPGAWGAVELIHGVIAYLVDSAWNLITCNQEYRDLFPGAVPPENALLFMAAHPERHTLLLDWERSWAPFVLGQLRRAAQERPDNKDLARIEEYVQRDPVAGPLYADIPFLALPFPDGAQRPLRHPQLGEGMVSVCAAEPVSSTGARLILLAFRPGPPSEHRRDPDLRADRSAYARSPFWKGELTDQQVIHDGGTDREGSASRA comes from the coding sequence TTGAGATCCTTGCTGGAGAGCCGTCGGGCCGCCATCGCGCCCGAGACGGTGGGATACGCCGAGCGCAGCGGAGCGGGCCGCCCGGTGAACGGGCTCAGCCAGGAACAGATCGACACCCTGACCCAGCGGGCCCGGGGCACCTACGGACGACTGATCAACGGACCCGAGCACCGGCCCAATCCGGCCTATCTCGCGAGTCTGGCAAGGCTGTTGAGGATGACGGAGCAGGAATGGACGGCGCTGTACTGGCTGACGCGCCGTGAAGTGCCCGCGCCCCTGCACAACACCTCCGGAATGGAGGTCCCCGGAGCCTGGGGGGCCGTGGAGCTGATTCACGGGGTGATCGCCTACCTGGTCGACTCGGCCTGGAATCTCATCACGTGCAATCAGGAGTACCGGGATCTCTTCCCCGGGGCCGTCCCGCCGGAGAACGCCCTGCTGTTCATGGCCGCGCATCCGGAGCGCCATACCCTGCTGCTGGACTGGGAACGCAGCTGGGCGCCCTTCGTGCTGGGCCAGTTGCGCCGGGCCGCCCAGGAGAGGCCGGACAACAAGGATCTCGCCCGGATCGAGGAGTACGTGCAGCGCGACCCGGTGGCCGGCCCTCTCTACGCGGACATCCCATTTCTGGCCCTGCCGTTCCCCGATGGGGCGCAACGCCCCTTGCGTCATCCCCAGTTGGGCGAGGGCATGGTGAGTGTCTGCGCGGCGGAACCGGTGAGTTCGACGGGGGCCAGGCTCATTCTGCTGGCCTTTCGGCCGGGCCCGCCGAGCGAACACCGCAGAGACCCCGATCTACGGGCCGACCGGTCCGCCTATGCCCGATCGCCTTTCTGGAAAGGAGAATTGACGGACCAGCAGGTGATTCACGACGGCGGGACCGACCGCGAAGGAAGCGCATCCCGGGCCTGA